One window of the Populus nigra chromosome 4, ddPopNigr1.1, whole genome shotgun sequence genome contains the following:
- the LOC133691169 gene encoding uncharacterized protein LOC133691169: MAALTFLQEHKENRQKQPSRCKRKLQKEKEKEKQPSSWDQIKNLLTCKQIEGSRVHDPSKNPIGYSKLGSSCSSICSFKDVVHGNTRVVHRADNSPESSTLGQETGLLSRKGASTGSSSTRSLTSSGRSNSGVTCSSSSRGMQFRKLSGCYECHMIVDPSRYPSARTTISACTQCGEVFPKIESLELHQKVRHAVSELGPEDSGRNIVEIIFKSSWLKKDNPICKIERILKVHNTQRTIQRFEDCRDAVKTRALNSTKKNPRCAADGNELLRFHCTTLTCSLGSLGSSSLCGSIPVCGVCTIIRHGFQGIECKGVSTTASSGRAHDSLWGCTDGRRAMLVCRVIAGRVKRVAEDALPPEEDGAPAGSFDSVAGGAGIYSSLEELSVFNPRAILPCFVVIYKALES, from the exons ATGGCTGCACTTACTTTCTTACAAGAACACAAAGAGAATCGTCAAAAACAACCATCCAGGTGCAAGCGAAAGCtgcaaaaggaaaaggaaaaggaaaagcaaCCATCTTCATGGGACCAAATCAAGAACCTACTGACCTGCAAACAGATCGAGGGGTCGAGAGTACACGACCCATCAAAGAACCCCATTGGATACTCAAAGCTAGGATCTTCTTGCAGCTCAATATGTAGTTTCAAAGACGTTGTTCATGGCAACACAAGGGTTGTTCATAGAGCTGATAACTCACCTGAAAGTAGCACACTGGGTCAAGAAACTGGGCTACTAAGTCGGAAAGGTGCTAGTACTGGGTCATCATCAACTCGGTCACTGACGAGCTCTGGGAGATCCAACAGTGGTGTAACGTGCTCGTCGTCGTCTAGAGGCATGCAATTTAGGAAGCTTTCAGGCTGTTATGAATGTCACATGATCGTTGACCCTAGCAG ATACCCATCTGCAAGAACTACAATAAGCGCTTGCACTCAGTGTGGAGAGGTCTTTCCAAAGATTGAAAGCTTGGAGCTTCATCAAAAAGTTCGCCATGCCG TATCGGAGCTGGGACCAGAAGATTCAGGCCGAAATATCGTGGAGATCATCTTCAAATCAAGCTGGCTCAAGAAAGACAACCCAATCTGCAAGATCGAACGGATATTAAAAGTCCACAACACACAACGAACAATCCAACGGTTCGAGGACTGCAGGGACGCAGTGAAGACACGTGCACTCAACAGCACTAAAAAAAACCCCAGGTGCGCGGCGGACGGCAACGAGCTGTTAAGATTTCACTGTACAACCTTAACTTGTTCTCTCGGCTCACTCGGCTCCTCCAGCTTGTGCGGCTCGATCCCCGTCTGTGGCGTCTGCACCATAATAAGGCACGGGTTTCAAGGCATAGAATGCAAAGGTGTAAGCACCACGGCTAGTAGCGGTAGGGCCCATGACTCGTTATGGGGCTGTACGGATGGACGTAGGGCAATGTTGGTGTGCCGTGTGATTGCTGGTAGAGTGAAGCGCGTGGCCGAGGATGCGCTGCCGCCCGAGGAGGATGGTGCTCCTGCTGGCTCATTTGATTCCGTGGCCGGTGGTGCTGGGATCTACTCGAGTCTCGAGGAATTATCAGTTTTTAATCCAAGGGCTATATTGCCTTGTTTTGTTGTCATTTACAAGGCTCTTGAGTCttag